In Vigna angularis cultivar LongXiaoDou No.4 chromosome 8, ASM1680809v1, whole genome shotgun sequence, one DNA window encodes the following:
- the LOC108330157 gene encoding TMV resistance protein N-like, producing the protein MARYDVFLCFRGKDTRHTLTGNLYAALQQARFRTFMDDDELKGADQIAYTIVVLSEHFAFSSWCLDELANILDCMNTKNQAVFPIFYEVDPFYVRHLKGSFGEAMVAHEARFGKDSEKVEKWRSALAQVANLSGWCFGRGRWCFGEECGEEERRGGGECGEDLVAD; encoded by the coding sequence ATGGCGCGTTATGACGTTTTTCTGTGCTTTAGAGGGAAGGACACGCGCCACACCCTCACAGGTAACCTCTATGCTGCTTTGCAACAGGCTAGATTCAGAACTTTCATGGATGATGACGAGTTGAAGGGTGCCGACCAAATTGCATATACGATCGTTGTTCTCTCCGAACACTTTGCGTTTTCCAGTTGGTGCCTTGATGAACTTGCTAACATCCTAGACTGCATGAACACAAAGAACCAAGCCGTTTTTCCAATCTTTTACGAAGTCGATCCGTTCTATGTAAGGCACCTGAAAGGTAGTTTTGGCGAGGCCATGGTTGCCCATGAAGCTAGATTCGGAAAGGACTCTGAGAAAGTAGAAAAATGGAGGTCAGCTTTGGCTCAAGTGGCCAACTTGTCGGGATGGTGttttggaagaggaagatgGTGTTTTGGAGAGGAGTGCGGGGAGGAGGAGCGGCGCGGCGGAGGGGAGTGTGGTGAGGACCTCGTCGCCGACTGA